In the Leptospira limi genome, one interval contains:
- a CDS encoding CDP-alcohol phosphatidyltransferase family protein produces the protein MQIEEKKAKDLFQDRIFTLSNFLSIFRVLLLPFFFYSTYDYAKDPSNLKAFFSSIGYALVAVFTDYLDGLFARLLHQETNLGRYLDPVCDKLVTLGGLSVVTLHFAFPSWILIVYFIREVLGVWLGGFLYLKRGLQGRPNWWGKFGVGIVAVSVIWYMSLPYFHQFGAPYPFLMHPVISAYVLLFVLTAGVIAYVVRYWNIVLHPEAIELDPENKKQAKKYQKI, from the coding sequence ATGCAAATCGAAGAAAAAAAAGCCAAAGACCTTTTCCAGGATCGTATCTTCACACTTTCCAATTTTTTATCTATATTCCGTGTATTGTTATTACCATTTTTTTTCTATAGCACATATGATTATGCCAAAGATCCATCTAACTTAAAAGCTTTCTTTTCTTCTATTGGTTATGCTTTGGTTGCCGTTTTCACTGATTATTTAGATGGCCTTTTTGCAAGACTCTTACACCAAGAAACCAATCTGGGTCGGTACTTAGATCCTGTTTGTGATAAACTCGTAACTTTAGGTGGACTTTCTGTCGTGACACTTCATTTTGCATTTCCCAGTTGGATCCTCATTGTCTATTTTATCCGTGAGGTTTTAGGTGTTTGGCTTGGTGGGTTTTTGTATTTAAAACGTGGGCTCCAAGGAAGGCCTAATTGGTGGGGGAAATTTGGTGTGGGAATTGTTGCCGTTTCTGTAATTTGGTACATGTCACTTCCTTACTTCCACCAATTTGGTGCCCCTTATCCGTTTCTGATGCACCCTGTGATTTCGGCTTATGTTTTACTCTTTGTACTCACAGCAGGTGTGATCGCTTATGTGGTTCGGTATTGGAATATTGTCCTACATCCGGAAGCAATCGAACTAGACCCAGAAAACAAAAAACAAGCAAAGAAATACCAAAAGATCTAA
- the fliG gene encoding flagellar motor switch protein FliG encodes MKSENPTSATPGVRKAALLLLSLGKERAADVLRHLDDSMLEAVILEMSKIRSVSKEERETILKEFHHTIEDISESTSGGLSTAKSLLEHTVGSEKANVILKKIHKEETKNDFEFLNLVEPTVLQTMLATESPQIIAVTLSHLDPKKAADVLKLFPKPEQAKIAVRLATTSKTHPDVIQNIARILKKRYEERDKQEYSEAGGAHVLANILNFMEKGAEETILSELEETSPDVADQVREKLYTFEDILSLDNKEMRILINRLADDTSISLAIRGAGDEIRKKFLNNMSQNRAEDILDILDMKPRVTLREINEARSKIVQVARVLEEENQILFKKDKEEYIE; translated from the coding sequence ATGAAGTCTGAGAACCCAACCTCCGCCACCCCTGGCGTACGAAAAGCTGCCCTCCTCCTCCTATCCCTTGGCAAAGAAAGAGCCGCCGATGTTCTAAGACACCTAGACGATTCTATGTTAGAAGCAGTGATTTTGGAAATGTCCAAAATTAGGTCTGTTTCCAAGGAAGAAAGGGAAACCATTCTAAAAGAATTCCATCATACCATCGAAGACATTTCCGAATCCACTTCGGGTGGATTGTCAACAGCAAAATCCCTTCTCGAACACACGGTGGGATCAGAAAAGGCCAATGTGATCTTAAAAAAGATCCATAAAGAAGAAACAAAGAATGATTTTGAATTTTTGAACTTAGTAGAACCGACGGTTTTACAAACCATGCTCGCGACAGAATCACCACAAATCATTGCCGTTACCCTTTCGCATCTAGATCCCAAAAAAGCAGCGGATGTTTTGAAACTTTTCCCGAAACCAGAACAGGCAAAAATCGCAGTTCGTCTCGCAACCACTTCCAAAACCCACCCAGATGTGATCCAAAACATCGCAAGGATTCTCAAAAAACGGTATGAAGAAAGAGACAAACAAGAATATTCCGAAGCGGGTGGTGCTCACGTGCTTGCGAACATCCTTAACTTTATGGAAAAGGGTGCAGAAGAAACCATTCTTTCTGAATTAGAAGAAACCTCACCAGATGTTGCTGACCAAGTCAGGGAAAAATTATACACGTTTGAAGACATTTTATCTCTCGATAACAAAGAGATGAGGATTCTCATCAATCGATTGGCAGATGATACCTCAATCTCTCTTGCCATTCGTGGTGCCGGGGATGAAATTCGTAAAAAATTCTTAAACAATATGAGCCAAAACCGTGCGGAAGATATATTAGATATTTTAGATATGAAACCCCGCGTCACCTTACGAGAGATAAACGAAGCACGAAGTAAAATTGTCCAGGTTGCACGAGTTTTAGAAGAGGAAAATCAAATCCTATTCAAGAAAGACAAAGAAGAATACATCGAATGA